From the genome of Sulfurimonas sp., one region includes:
- a CDS encoding DUF6367 family protein, protein MQGFKDFLEETDVDYLIVDIPESLLDDSLLLLEGRWINSGKKGYQMRIDKPTDHTQKLHVHIAKDKHINTKTQQVAWNDDGTKHDKKTFNTKLGSSPKVQQIAKQALNLDDNIILEMYTPTKLGFILESIETNQQIGREPDCRFVVKL, encoded by the coding sequence ATGCAAGGCTTTAAAGATTTTTTAGAAGAAACAGATGTAGATTATTTAATTGTTGATATTCCAGAAAGTTTATTGGATGACTCATTACTTCTATTAGAAGGTCGTTGGATAAATTCAGGTAAAAAAGGTTATCAAATGAGAATTGACAAACCTACTGATCATACACAAAAACTACATGTTCACATTGCAAAAGACAAACATATAAATACAAAAACCCAACAAGTTGCATGGAATGACGATGGAACTAAACATGATAAAAAAACTTTTAATACAAAACTGGGTTCTAGCCCTAAAGTACAACAAATTGCAAAACAAGCTTTAAATCTTGATGATAATATTATTTTAGAAATGTATACTCCAACTAAACTTGGATTTATTTTAGAAAGTATTGAAACCAACCAACAAATTGGTAGAGAACCTGATTGTAGATTTGTTGTGAAGCTATAA